The proteins below come from a single Neospora caninum Liverpool complete genome, chromosome IX genomic window:
- a CDS encoding lin-28 homolog B, related: MAVSRGTCKWFDSKKGYGFITAEDGTDLFVHQSEIRAEGFRNLAEGEQVEFVIQTGNDGRKKAVNVTGPNGSYVQGDNRRQDGPGRFGGNGGGYGGEYDRRGGGGGSGYGGRGYGGGYEQDRHGGGDYGGGSY, translated from the exons ATGGCAGTGTCACGCGGGACCTGTAAATGGTTCGACTCCAAAAAG GGATATGGTTTCATTACGGCTGAGGATGGAACAGATTTGTTCGTTCATCAGTCGGAGATTAGAGCAGAGGGATTCCGTAACCTCGCTGAAGGCGAACAGGTAGAGTTTGTCATCCAGACCGGAAACGACGGCCGGAAGAAGGCCGTGAATGTCACCGGACCTAACGGCTCCTACGTTCAA GGTGATAATCGGCGACAAGACGGACCTGGACGTTTCGGGGGGAACGGCGGGGGCTATGGCGGTGAGTACGATCGCCGCGGAGGGGGAGGCGGCAGTGGCTACGGTGGACGTGGCTATGGAGGAGGCTATGAACAAGACCGACATGGTGGCGGCGATTATGGTGGGGGCTCTTATTGA